In Miscanthus floridulus cultivar M001 chromosome 5, ASM1932011v1, whole genome shotgun sequence, one genomic interval encodes:
- the LOC136451319 gene encoding small ribosomal subunit protein uS8z/uS8w isoform X1 produces MLFMVRVSVLNDALKSMYNAEKRGKRQVMIRPSSKVIIKFLTVMQRHGYIGEFEYVDDHRAGKIVVELNGRLNKCGVISPRFDVGVKEIEGWTARLLPSRQFGYIVLTTSAGIMDHEEARRKNVGGKVLGFFY; encoded by the exons ATGCTCTT CATGGTGAGGGTCAGTGTGCTCAATGATGCGCTCAAGTCCATGTACAATGCTGAGAAGAGGGGGAAAAGGCAGGTcatgatcaggccgtcatccaaggtgatCATCAAGTTCTTGACAGTCATGCAGCGTCATG GCTACATTGGTGAGTTCGAATATGTGGATGACCACCGTGCTGGGAAGATTGTGGTGGAACTGAATGGAAGACTAAACAAATGTGGTGTTATTAGCCCTCGCTTTGATGTTGGCGTAAAGGAGATCGAAGGATGGACTGCAAGGCTGCTCCCATCTCGTCAG TTTGGCTACATCGTGCTGACGACTTCTGCTGGCATTATGGACCATGAGGAGGCCCGTAGGAAGAATGTTGGAGGCAAGGTTCTAGGTTTCTTCTATTGA
- the LOC136451319 gene encoding small ribosomal subunit protein uS8z/uS8w isoform X2, protein MVRVSVLNDALKSMYNAEKRGKRQVMIRPSSKVIIKFLTVMQRHGYIGEFEYVDDHRAGKIVVELNGRLNKCGVISPRFDVGVKEIEGWTARLLPSRQFGYIVLTTSAGIMDHEEARRKNVGGKVLGFFY, encoded by the exons ATGGTGAGGGTCAGTGTGCTCAATGATGCGCTCAAGTCCATGTACAATGCTGAGAAGAGGGGGAAAAGGCAGGTcatgatcaggccgtcatccaaggtgatCATCAAGTTCTTGACAGTCATGCAGCGTCATG GCTACATTGGTGAGTTCGAATATGTGGATGACCACCGTGCTGGGAAGATTGTGGTGGAACTGAATGGAAGACTAAACAAATGTGGTGTTATTAGCCCTCGCTTTGATGTTGGCGTAAAGGAGATCGAAGGATGGACTGCAAGGCTGCTCCCATCTCGTCAG TTTGGCTACATCGTGCTGACGACTTCTGCTGGCATTATGGACCATGAGGAGGCCCGTAGGAAGAATGTTGGAGGCAAGGTTCTAGGTTTCTTCTATTGA